From Scleropages formosus chromosome 25, fSclFor1.1, whole genome shotgun sequence, a single genomic window includes:
- the csf3a gene encoding colony stimulating factor 3 (granulocyte) a, which translates to MISCSLSLLCCCAFAALLAAPVHEFSGEAGLFMEDPELRLALKLGQAVAMKVIDDIPAAHKATVSSQTLSLNSPLERKLEYMVTLLKIPAPPVLQAIGADFTLETCLNNMSEGLQMYQDLLAVISGRVETPENLAEMQADLKELLGRVHKIRKLSELEMAVPHRMSDLATRLTGDFEVEVATHLVLVELRTFVQHVFRGLRNISQMKPGLRV; encoded by the exons TGtcgctgctgtgctgctgcgcGTTCGCCGCCCTGCTCGCGGCTCCAGTGCACGAGTTCTCCGGAGAAGCGGGGCTCTTCATGGAGGATCCCGAGCTCCGGCTCGCGCTCAAGCTCGGCCAGGCTGTGGCCATGAAGGTGATAGACGACATCCCCGCGGCGCACAAGGCCACCGTCAGCTCCCAG ACCCTGAGTCTTAACTCACCCCTTGAGAGAAAGTTGGAGTATATGGTGACCTTACTGAAGATCCCAGCTCCCCCAGTCCTCCAGGCCATTGGAGCTGACTTCACACTG GAAACATGTCTGAACAACATGTCTGAGGGGCTCCAGATGTACCAGGACCTTCTTGCAGTGATCAGCGGCCGTGTGGAGACCCCAGAGAATCTGGCTGAGATGCAAGCTGACCTAAAGGAACTGTTGGGCCGGGTCCATAAG ATACGTAAGCTGAGCGAATTGGAGATGGCCGTGCCGCACAGGATGTCCGACTTGGCCACCCGACTCACCGGGGACTTTGAGGTGGAGGTTGCCACACACCTCGTACTTGTTGAGCTCCGAACCTTCGTTCAGCACGTCTTCCGCGGTCTCCGCAATATCAGCCAGATGAAGCCGGGCCTGAGGGTGTGA
- the med24 gene encoding mediator of RNA polymerase II transcription subunit 24 — MKVVNLKQAILQAWKERWSDYQWAINIKRNFPKGATWDYLNLAEALMEQAMIGPSPNPLILSYLKYSISSQMVSYSSILTAISKFDDFSRELCVKSLLEIMEMFIHRLSCHGKAEECISLCRALLAAVVWLLQGCAWYGERIREQGEGAGGEISLRACQERLEGLLLSTKNRALIYIARLEEQTSWSNVEQAVVRVSESLSGFTNQTLKGKLEECLSLVKSIPQMLAVQSDPPQHTNFPSVHAFIMLEGTMNLTGEIQPMVEQLMMIKRMQRIPAPLFVLEIWKACFTGLIESPEGTEELKWTAFTFLKIPQVLLRLKKYPQGEKDFMEDVNVAFEYLLKLTPLLDKADQRCNCDCLSLLLQECNKLGLLSESNTANLTAKRAEDREYAPRLKTAENANIQPNPGLILRAEPTVTNILKTVDADHSKSPEGLLGVLGHMLSGKSLDLLLAAAAATGKLKSFARKFIKLNEFPKHISGEGSKSASVRALLFDISFLMLCHVVQTYGSEVILSDPSPSGETPFFETWLQTCMPEEGKTLNPDHPCFRPEPGKVESLVALLNNSSEMKLVQMKWHEICLCTPAAVLEVLNAWENGVLSVESVQKITDNIKGKVCSMAICAVAWLVAHVRMLGLDEREKPQTMIRQLMTPLYGENMLQFYNERVLIMNSILEHMCADVFQQTGVALRPAMEGQEPMPYRGLLPPREPICGALSRQFRAALRKGWVDSRALHLFESLLQMGGVFWFTNNLVKELLKETRKEWATRAVELLYSIFCLDTQQITLTLLGHILPRLLTDPAHWHSLADPPGKALAKLAVWCALSSYSSHHKGQASARQRKRQREDIEDYNSLFPLDDTQPSKLMRLLSSHEDEPSVLSSPGDRSMSSSLSASQLHTVNMRDPLNRVLANLFLLISSILGAKTAGPHTQFVQSFMEECVECLEQGSRGSILQFMPFTMVSELVKLPGLAQPRVVLAITDLTLPLGRRVAAKAIATL; from the exons ATGAAGGTGGTTAATTTGAAGCAGGCCATCCTGCAGGCATGGAAAGAGCGTTGGAGTGACTACCAGTGGGCCATAAACATTAAGAGAAACTTCCCCAAAGGAGCCACATGGGACTACTTAAACCTGGCTG AAGCTTTGATGGAGCAGGCTATGATTGGCCCATCACCAAACCCTCTAATCCTCTCTTACTTGAAATACTCCATCAGTTCTCAA ATGGTATCATATTCAAGTATTTTGACAGCCATCAGTAAG TTTGATGATTTCTCTCGGGAGCTGTGTGTGAAGTCACTTCTGGAGATAATGGAGATGTTCATCCATCGCCTCAG CTGCCATGGGAAGGCGGAGGAATGCATTAGCCTGTGCCGGGCACTGCTAGCAGCAGTAGTGTGGCTACTGCAGGGCTGCGCCTGGTATGGAGAGCGGATACGGGAGCAGGGTGAGGGGGCAGGTGGTGAAATCAGCCTGCGGGCCTGCCAGGAACGCTTGGAGGGTCTGCTGCTGAGCACCAAGAACAGGGCCCTCATCTACATTGCCCGCCTAGAGGagcaga CCTCATGGTCCAATGTGGAGCAAGCTGTAGTCAGAGTGTCAGAGAGCCTCAGTGGTTTTACCAATCAGACGCTTAAAGGGAAGCTGGAGGAGTGTTTGTCATTGGTGAAGAG TATTCCTCAGATGCTGGCGGTGCAATCAGACCCCCCGCAGCACACCAATTTCCCTTCTGTACATGCCTTCATTATGCTGGAGGGCACTATGAACCTGACCGGGGAGATTCAGCCTATGGTGGAGCAGCTCATGATGATCAAGAGAATGCAG CGTATCCCAGCTCCCCTCTTTGTGCTGGAGATCTGGAAAGCCTGTTTCACTGGACTGATTGAGTCCCCTGAAGGTACAGAGGAACTCAAATGGACAGCCTTCACATTCCTGAAG ATCCCTCAAGTCCTCCTTAGATTGAAGAAATATCCTCAGGGAGAGAAG GACTTCATGGAGGATGTAAATGTTGCCTTTGAATACCTTCTAAAGCTCACACCTCTGCTGGACAAGGCTGATCAGCGATGCAA CTGTGATTGTCTCAGCCTGCTTCTCCAGGAGTGTAACAAGCTGGGACTGCTGTCAGAGTCTAACACGGCCAACCTCACTGCCAAACG GGCTGAGGACAGAGAGTATGCCCCGAGACTGAAGACAGCAGAAAATGCAAACATCCAGCCCAACCCGGGCCTCATCTTGCGAGCTGAGCCCACGGTCACCAACATACTGAAG ACTGTAGATGCTGATCACTCCAAATCTCCTGAAGGGCTGCTGGGAGTTCTGGGACACATGCTATCTGGAAAGAGTCTTGATCTTCTtttggctgcagcagctgccacTGGGAAGCTCAAGTCCTTCGCCAGGAAGTTTATCAA ATTGAATGAGTTTCCCAAGCATATCAGCGGAGAAGGAT CCAAGTCGGCATCTGTGCGAGCCCTGCTCTTTGACATCTCGTTCCTCATGCTGTGTCACGTGGTACAGACGTACGGATCGGAG GTAATCCTTTCGGATCCAAGCCCATCAGGGGAGACCCCTTTCTTCGAAACATGGCTGCAGACCTGCATGCCAGAAGAGGGCAAGACACTGAACCCAGACCACCCCTGCTTCCGACCCGAGCCCGGGAAGGTGGAGAGTTTGGTGGCCCTACTCAACAATTCCTCAGAAATGAAGCTTGT TCAGATGAAGTGGCATGAGATCTGCCTCTGCACGCCAGCTGCTGTCTTGGAGGTCCTAAATGCCTGGGAGAATGGGGTGTTGTCTGTGGAATCTGTGCAG AAGATCACAGACAACATCAAGGGGAAGGTATGCAGTATGGCCATTTGTGCAGTGGCCTGGTTAGTGGCCCATGTGCGCATGCTGGGTCTTGATGAGCGAGAGAAGCCCCAGACCATGATCCGGCAACTCATGACTCCACTGTATGGAGAGAACATGCTGCAGTTCTACAATGAGCG AGTGCTGATCATGAACTCCATTCTGGAGCACATGTGCGCTGACGTCTTCCAACAAACAGGCGTGGCACTGCGACCCGCCATGGAGGGCCAGGAGCCAATGCCGTACCGTGGGCTACTTCCACCACGCGAACCCATCTGTGGTGCTCTGAGCCGGCAGTTTCGTGCTGCCTTGCGGAAGGGCTGGGTGGACAGTCGTGCACTGCACCTCTTCGAGAGCCTGCTGCAGATGGGTGGTGTCTTCTGGTTTACCAACAACCTGGTGAAG GAACTTCTGAAGGAGACTCGCAAGGAATGGGCCACGCGAGCTGTGGAGCTGCTCTACAGCATCTTCTGTCTGGACACCCAGCAGATCACCCTCACGCTGCTTGGCCATATTTTGCCCCGCCTGCTGACAGACCCTGCCCACTGGCACAGCCTGGCTGATCCACCAGGCAAGGCTCTGGCCAA GCTGGCTGTGTGGTGTGCCCTCAGCTCCTACTCCTCACACCACAAGGGGCAAGCCTCAGCCCGGCAGCGCAAAAGGCAGCGTGAGGACATTGAG GACTACAACAGTCTGTTCCCACTGGACGATACCCAGCCTTCGAAGCTGATGCGTCTGCTGAGTTCGCACGAGGATGAGCCGTCTGTCCTTTCCAGCCCAG GGGACCGGTCTATGAGCAGCTCCCTTTCTGCATCGCAGCTGCACACTGTCAACATGCGGGACCCCCTCAATCGAGTCCTAG CGAACCTGTTTTTGCTAATTTCCTCCATCCTGGGTGCCAAGACAGCGGGGCCCCACACACAGTTTGTGCAGAGCTTCATGGAGGAGTGTGTGGAGTGCCTGGAGCAGGGCAGCCGGGGCAGCATCTTACAGTTTATGCCCTTCACCATG GTGTCAGAGTTGGTGAAGCTGCCAGGCCTGGCCCAGCCCAGGGTGGTACTGGCCATCACGGACCTCACGCTTCCTCTGGGGAGGAGAGTGGCAGCGAAGGCCATTGCAACCCTGTAG